One genomic window of Arachis hypogaea cultivar Tifrunner chromosome 8, arahy.Tifrunner.gnm2.J5K5, whole genome shotgun sequence includes the following:
- the LOC112706031 gene encoding amino acid permease 3, with product MVEKVVATATPTAKNHHQSFDLSIDMHQQGGSKLFDDDGRLKRSGTMWTASAHIITAVIGSGVLSLAWAIAQLGWIAGPAVMILFSLVTYYTSSLLAACYRSGDPVTGKRNYTYMDAVHANLGGLKVKLCGLVQYTNLFGVAIGYTIASAKSMGAVRKSICVHASRGRNPCHTNGNVYTIAFGIAELFLSQIPDFDQLWWLSILAAVMSFTYSTIGLGLGVVKVIENKVIKGSLTGVTVGPSVTETEKVWNTFEALGDIAFAYSYSMILIEIQDTIKSPPSEAKTMKKATFISVAVTTFFYMLCGCFGYAAFGDKAPGNLLTDAGFSNPFWLLDIANIAIVIHLVGAYQVYCQPLFAFIEKYASKKFPDSDFINKDSEICVPGCSKPYKLNLFRLTWRTGFVILTTLISMLLPFFNNIVGLLGALGFWPLTVYFPVQMYIIQKRIPKWSTKWVCLQVLSLACLVISLAAAAGSIAGIVDQLHDIKLFGSEY from the exons ATGGTTGAGAAGGTTGTCGCCACCGCCACCCCCACCGCCAAGAACCACCACCAATCATTTGATCTCTCCATTGACATGCATCAACAAGGAGGCTCCAAGTTGTTCGACGACGATGGCCGCCTCAAAAGATCCG GTACGATGTGGACGGCGAGCGCCCACATAATAACCGCTGTGATAGGGTCAGGGGTGTTGTCCCTGGCTTGGGCCATAGCTCAGCTCGGATGGATCGCCGGACCGGCCGTCATGATTTTGTTCTCCTTGGTCACTTACTATACCTCTTCACTCCTCGCCGCTTGTTACCGTTCCGGCGACCCTGTCACCGGAAAAAGAAACTACACTTACATGGATGCGGTTCATGCAAACcttg GTGGCTTGAAGGTCAAGCTTTGTGGGCTAGTTCAGTATACTAACCTTTTTGGAGTAGCCATTGGTTACACCATAGCTTCTGCTAAGAGCATGGG GGCTGTAAGAAAATCTATCTGTGTTCATGCAAGCAGAGGAAGGAATCCATGCCATACCAATGGCAATGTTTACACAATTGCATTTGGAATAGCTGaactttttctctctcaaatcCCAGATTTTGATCAGTTATGGTGGCTTTCAATTCTAGCTGCTGTTATGTCCTTCACATACTCAACAATTGGTCTTGGCCTTGGAGTTGTTAAAGTTATAG AAAACAAAGTGATTAAGGGAAGCCTAACAGGGGTGACAGTTGGTCCTTCTGTCACTGAAACTGAAAAAGTTTGGAACACCTTTGAAGCTCTTGGTGACATAGCCTTTGCCTACTCATACTCCATGATTCTTATTGAAATTCAG GACACAATAAAATCCCCACCATCAGAGGCAAAAACAATGAAGAAAGCAACATTCATCAGTGTGGCAGTAACCACCTTCTTCTACATGCTATGTGGCTGCTTCGGCTACGCGGCGTTCGGGGACAAGGCCCCCGGAAACCTGCTAACCGACGCCGGATTCTCGAACCCTTTCTGGCTGCTAGACATAGCCAACATTGCCATAGTAATCCACCTTGTAGGAGCATACCAAGTGTATTGCCAACCCCTCTTCGCCTTCATCGAAAAGTATGCAAGCAAGAAGTTCCCAGACAGTGATTTCATTAACAAAGACAGCGAGATCTGTGTCCCAGGTTGTTCCAAACCATACAAGCTCAATCTCTTCAGGCTAACATGGAGAACAGGATTTGTGATCTTAACAACATTGATATCCATGTTGCTTCCTTTCTTCAACAACATTGTTGGACTTCTTGGTGCTCTTGGATTCTGGCCTCTAACGGTTTATTTTCCGGTTCAAATGTATATTATTCAGAAGAGAATACCGAAATGGAGCACCAAATGGGTGTGTCTTCAAGTTCTTAGTCTTGCATGCCTTGTCATTTCTCTTGCTGCTGCTGCTGGATCCATTGCTGGGATTGTTGATCAGCTTCATGATATTAAGTTGTTTGGTTCTGAATATTGA